A single genomic interval of Corylus avellana chromosome ca10, CavTom2PMs-1.0 harbors:
- the LOC132164190 gene encoding uncharacterized protein LOC132164190, which yields MEATAHSLFHAKLPKPPTNFSSLPFLHSKASFLASTSLPFHSSSKGLHLQGFSIKARKQRNPGAVHASDEAESPPTDVAQRWLLEPVGDGDSRHIGFKVKMPDAYEIVSSEVTVGRVPEKADLVIPVATVSGLHARIRKKEGNLLITDLDSTNGTFIDEKRLSPGVVAIVSSGSVVTFGDTHLAMFRVSKLENVEAASKAEESEDKVGSEKPSEATEAS from the exons ATGGAAGCAACCGCCCACTCTCTTTTCCATGCCAAGCTTCCAAAGCCTCCCACAAATTTTTCATCTCTTCCCTTCTTACATTCTAAAGCTTCCTTTCTTGCCTCTACTTCACTCCCATTTCACTCCTCTTCTAAGGGCTTACACTTGCAAGGCTTTAGCATCAAAGCAAGGAAACAGAGGAATCCTGGAGCTGTACATGCTTCTGATGAGGCTGAAAGCCCTCCAACAGATGTTGCACAAAGATGGCTTCTTGAACCTGTTG GTGATGGAGATTCAAGACACATAGGCTTCAAAGTCAAAATGCCAGATGCATATGAAATCGTTTCT AGCGAGGTGACTGTTGGCCGAGTTCCTGAGAAAGCGGATTTGGTGATTCCAGTTGCAACAG TATCTGGTCTGCATGCCCGCATTCGGAAAAAAGAAGGGAATCTCTTGATCACAGATTTGGATAGCACCAATGGGACATTCATTGATGAAAAGCGGCTGAGTCCTGGAGTTGTTGCCATTGTGTCATCCGGAAGTGTCGTTACATTTG GGGATACTCATTTGGCAATGTTTCGAGTTTCCAAGCTTGAAAATGTGGAAGCTGCAAGCAAAGCAGAAGAATCTGAAGATAAAGTAGGGTCTGAAAAACCATCTGAGGCTACTGAAGCAAGTTGA